The following are from one region of the Nocardia terpenica genome:
- a CDS encoding S28 family serine protease, which translates to MRTAARLLLIVTVVLGSLIPILSGCSAKTDIRAALQGIPGLRIVREQAAPDGRFFELTYRQPTDHEHPERGVFDQRMTLLHRATDRPMVLYTGGYDLNPDPSFRAEPTDLADGNQIVTEQRYFGSSRPSTVDWSTLDIRQAAADHHRIIEALRPIYRGAWISAGASKGGMASIYHRRFYPDDVAGTIAYSAPNITDDADSTAFDGFLAEVGTPECRRALSTVQREILLRRNEFGDRLTAWARQNGYTFDTVGSADRIVELITVQVPLYFWMHGGPADCAAIPAATATTDALYSWLDALVQPASYVDQGLAIALPSFYQLGTQLGTTRFSFPQLDGLLRYPDIQNMRTYVPRQIPLHFDPTAMPDIDRWVRENGTNLIFIYGENDPTRAKPFRPGPAARTAAVYLAPNSNHLARIANLTAADRSSATAALARWVHTRGS; encoded by the coding sequence ATGCGTACCGCCGCGCGTCTGCTGCTGATCGTGACGGTCGTGCTCGGATCGCTGATCCCGATCCTGTCGGGCTGCTCCGCAAAGACCGACATCCGCGCTGCGCTGCAAGGGATTCCGGGCCTGCGGATCGTCCGGGAACAGGCCGCGCCGGACGGCCGTTTCTTCGAACTCACCTACCGTCAGCCCACCGATCACGAACACCCCGAACGAGGCGTCTTCGATCAGCGAATGACGCTGCTGCACAGGGCGACCGATCGCCCCATGGTGCTGTATACCGGTGGCTACGACCTGAACCCCGACCCGAGCTTCCGCGCCGAACCCACCGATCTCGCCGACGGCAACCAGATCGTCACCGAGCAACGGTATTTCGGCTCCTCCCGCCCCTCGACCGTCGACTGGTCCACCCTCGACATCCGACAGGCCGCCGCCGACCATCATCGGATCATCGAGGCGTTGCGACCGATCTACCGCGGCGCCTGGATCTCCGCCGGAGCGAGCAAGGGCGGGATGGCATCGATCTATCACCGCCGCTTCTACCCCGATGACGTGGCGGGCACGATCGCCTACAGCGCACCGAACATCACCGATGATGCCGACAGCACGGCCTTCGACGGCTTCCTCGCCGAGGTCGGCACGCCCGAATGCCGCCGCGCCCTGTCGACGGTACAACGCGAAATACTCTTGCGCCGCAACGAATTCGGCGACCGCCTCACCGCTTGGGCGCGGCAGAATGGCTACACCTTCGACACCGTCGGCAGCGCGGACCGCATCGTCGAACTGATCACCGTGCAAGTGCCCCTGTATTTCTGGATGCACGGCGGACCGGCCGACTGCGCCGCCATTCCCGCAGCCACGGCCACCACCGACGCGCTCTACTCCTGGCTCGACGCCCTCGTTCAACCGGCGTCCTACGTCGACCAGGGCCTGGCCATTGCCCTACCGTCGTTCTACCAGTTGGGCACCCAACTCGGAACGACCCGCTTCTCCTTCCCCCAATTGGACGGGCTACTGCGCTATCCCGATATCCAGAACATGCGCACCTACGTACCCCGGCAGATCCCGCTGCACTTCGACCCCACCGCGATGCCCGACATAGACCGCTGGGTCCGCGAAAACGGCACCAACCTCATCTTCATCTACGGCGAAAACGACCCCACCCGAGCCAAACCGTTCCGGCCCGGACCCGCTGCCCGCACCGCCGCCGTCTACCTGGCTCCGAACTCGAACCATCTCGCCCGCATCGCCAACCTCACGGCCGCCGACCGCTCCTCCGCCACCGCGGCCCTCGCCCGCTGGGTCCATACGCGAGGGTCATGA
- a CDS encoding PQQ-binding-like beta-propeller repeat protein, translated as MVVGAVRSDRRPVVAGVAGGLGFGLLSVGVGLAAYSRFFASTRSLDGTVAGHDLFGSFTTTDASDLVNRYATLPFVLGVLVLIAAMAAAGVRAGRWRLNILVELYILLAFGAGIVVIPTMAVRDHLPGLFLQIRWQFGLFAQLPTAVAAATLVVLGSVLLADIAWRPERMRALSRRAAGAAALVGVLAAATVSTAAVYAGDDSTRWDHTTAAPVDVPPVPARLGDEIYHFDIPHDSSDIVAAGAGFVVATVTGLTAYDGATGTPRWHLLRTHRPADRYHGPAYSSGSLHAIDDGKTVVAEWKNVGWIALDAMTGKTLWQIEDYTRIAHSAKKHSRYRIALAEEIVEASEPSWKQTYREIRAWSRADGRPTATHRHVPTETYCSTRIVAAPGAVVVSCLGLKNSQLVGYGA; from the coding sequence ATGGTGGTCGGCGCAGTGCGATCGGATCGTCGGCCCGTGGTCGCGGGCGTCGCCGGTGGGCTCGGGTTCGGATTACTGTCCGTCGGTGTCGGTCTCGCGGCCTACAGCCGCTTCTTCGCGTCGACCAGATCCCTCGACGGCACGGTGGCCGGGCACGATCTGTTCGGCTCGTTCACCACCACCGACGCCTCGGACCTCGTAAACCGCTACGCCACACTGCCATTCGTCCTCGGGGTGCTGGTGCTGATCGCCGCGATGGCCGCCGCGGGCGTGCGCGCCGGGCGCTGGCGGCTCAATATCCTTGTGGAGCTGTACATCCTGCTGGCATTCGGCGCGGGCATCGTCGTCATCCCGACCATGGCCGTCCGCGACCACCTTCCGGGACTGTTCCTCCAAATACGCTGGCAATTCGGTCTTTTCGCGCAACTCCCGACGGCGGTGGCCGCGGCGACCCTGGTCGTCCTCGGCTCCGTCCTGCTCGCCGACATCGCCTGGCGCCCGGAGCGCATGCGCGCCCTGTCCCGACGGGCCGCGGGAGCCGCCGCGCTGGTGGGCGTCCTGGCCGCGGCCACCGTATCGACCGCCGCCGTCTACGCCGGGGACGACAGCACCCGATGGGACCACACCACCGCCGCACCCGTGGACGTGCCGCCGGTACCGGCACGGCTCGGAGACGAGATCTACCACTTCGACATTCCGCACGACAGCTCCGACATCGTTGCCGCGGGAGCGGGTTTCGTGGTCGCCACCGTCACCGGACTGACGGCATACGACGGCGCGACCGGCACACCGCGCTGGCATCTCCTGCGCACCCACCGCCCCGCCGACCGATACCACGGCCCCGCTTACAGTTCGGGTTCCCTGCACGCGATCGATGACGGCAAGACCGTTGTCGCGGAATGGAAGAACGTCGGCTGGATCGCCCTGGACGCCATGACCGGTAAAACCCTGTGGCAGATAGAGGATTACACCCGGATCGCGCACTCCGCGAAGAAACACTCCCGATATCGAATCGCCCTCGCCGAAGAAATCGTCGAAGCATCGGAACCCTCCTGGAAACAGACGTACCGAGAAATCCGCGCCTGGAGCCGCGCCGACGGCCGCCCCACCGCCACCCACCGCCACGTCCCCACCGAAACCTACTGCTCCACCCGCATAGTCGCCGCCCCCGGCGCGGTAGTCGTCTCCTGCCTGGGCCTCAAAAACTCCCAACTGGTCGGCTACGGAGCCTGA
- a CDS encoding nuclear transport factor 2 family protein: protein MERYTAVWNETDPRLRSKQIRELWEPDGHYANASVEYRGYERIAAAVTEAHDDFVANGFEFTVHAYQTNHDAVRITWHMVPAGGGEVLAVGTEFIVVNADGAIVTDYQFMDVDPTVS from the coding sequence GTGGAACGCTACACCGCTGTCTGGAACGAGACCGACCCCCGGCTTCGGTCGAAGCAGATCCGGGAATTGTGGGAGCCGGACGGTCACTACGCCAACGCCTCGGTGGAATACCGCGGCTATGAACGGATCGCCGCGGCTGTCACCGAGGCTCATGACGACTTCGTCGCGAATGGCTTCGAGTTCACCGTGCACGCGTATCAAACCAACCACGATGCCGTGCGGATCACGTGGCATATGGTCCCGGCCGGTGGCGGTGAGGTCCTGGCCGTGGGGACGGAGTTCATCGTCGTCAATGCCGACGGCGCGATCGTGACCGATTACCAATTCATGGACGTCGATCCCACTGTGTCGTAA
- a CDS encoding PPOX class F420-dependent oxidoreductase: MASLSDPQVREFLSHGTRTGKLAFVATDGRPVINPVWFILEGDELVFNTGKDTAKGRAIRRDPRVALCVDLEQPPYGYFQVQGTATVSEDPAELLRTATAIAARYMGPDRAEEFGKRNGVPGELVVRVRPTKILGGADMTA; the protein is encoded by the coding sequence ATGGCCTCCCTCTCCGATCCCCAGGTGCGCGAATTTCTTTCCCACGGCACGCGTACCGGCAAGCTCGCGTTCGTGGCCACCGACGGTCGGCCGGTCATCAACCCGGTCTGGTTCATCCTCGAGGGCGACGAGCTGGTCTTCAACACCGGCAAGGACACGGCCAAGGGGCGGGCCATCCGGCGCGACCCGCGGGTGGCCCTGTGCGTCGATCTCGAGCAACCCCCCTACGGCTACTTCCAGGTCCAAGGCACCGCCACCGTGTCCGAGGACCCCGCCGAACTGCTGCGTACCGCCACCGCCATCGCCGCCCGCTACATGGGACCCGACCGCGCCGAGGAATTCGGCAAGCGCAACGGCGTCCCGGGCGAGCTGGTCGTCCGGGTCCGGCCCACCAAGATCCTCGGCGGGGCGGATATGACGGCCTAG
- a CDS encoding TetR/AcrR family transcriptional regulator: protein MARTVDPNRVAERRRAIIRAAAELFANHGYERTSAAQIAKAAGLTSGSVFYYFQDKAAVFRAIFESSLPAHTELISSHIDRNDCAAAILDIVGALAAEVMDPAAPGLMIELLRRMDHDEELLAVITEDSHRIVEALTTLLRRGVERGEFEPGFPPDETARWILAIVDAAFLNADTGRPHDPRPLVRATVSRLLRPIETENR from the coding sequence ATGGCCCGTACCGTCGATCCGAATCGCGTCGCCGAGCGGCGGCGTGCGATCATTCGCGCCGCCGCCGAACTGTTCGCGAACCACGGCTACGAGCGCACCTCGGCGGCGCAGATCGCCAAGGCGGCGGGGCTGACATCGGGCAGCGTTTTCTACTACTTCCAGGACAAGGCGGCCGTTTTCCGGGCGATCTTCGAGTCGTCGCTCCCCGCGCACACCGAACTGATTTCCAGCCACATCGACAGAAACGACTGTGCCGCAGCGATTCTCGACATTGTCGGGGCATTGGCGGCGGAGGTGATGGATCCGGCGGCGCCGGGGTTGATGATCGAGCTACTGCGCCGGATGGACCACGACGAAGAGCTCTTGGCGGTGATCACGGAGGACAGCCACCGCATTGTCGAGGCTCTGACGACCCTGCTCCGCCGCGGCGTGGAGCGTGGCGAATTCGAGCCCGGGTTTCCTCCCGACGAGACGGCGCGCTGGATTCTCGCGATAGTCGACGCCGCTTTCCTCAACGCCGACACCGGTCGTCCGCACGATCCGCGCCCGCTGGTGCGCGCGACCGTGTCCCGTCTGCTACGTCCGATCGAAACGGAGAATCGATGA
- a CDS encoding YqeB family protein, whose amino-acid sequence MTTTSAPITLRLSLLWAWALGLGGLVLGVGAGFALPPGGHWVLGTFGHVPDWVRIALSLPPVWLVPIAAVLGTLGGLFVFYQGHQESLILTVAESHVELAHKGREQFVPRERIAAVYREDRDLVLTDRHGARLARFDAYDLNRGAVGSAFRAHGYPWLDENDPYGAEFTRWVDGMPGIDDEVHQLLRARRRALADERDHDVEELDEKLADRGVDVRDRNGKQHIRVVEPTGLDSAHD is encoded by the coding sequence ATGACGACCACATCCGCACCGATCACGCTGCGGCTCTCTCTGCTCTGGGCTTGGGCTCTCGGACTCGGCGGGCTCGTCCTGGGCGTCGGCGCCGGATTCGCGCTGCCGCCGGGGGGCCACTGGGTGCTCGGCACCTTCGGCCATGTGCCCGACTGGGTTCGGATCGCGTTGTCCCTGCCGCCGGTCTGGCTGGTTCCGATCGCCGCGGTCCTCGGCACGCTCGGTGGCCTGTTCGTGTTCTACCAGGGCCATCAGGAGAGCCTGATCCTCACCGTCGCCGAGTCGCATGTCGAGCTGGCCCACAAGGGCCGTGAACAGTTCGTTCCGCGCGAACGGATTGCCGCGGTCTACCGGGAGGACAGGGATCTGGTGCTCACCGATCGACACGGCGCGCGGCTGGCCCGTTTCGACGCATACGACCTGAATCGCGGCGCGGTCGGCTCCGCTTTTCGTGCCCACGGCTATCCGTGGCTCGACGAAAACGACCCCTACGGCGCCGAATTCACCCGCTGGGTCGACGGCATGCCCGGAATCGACGACGAAGTCCATCAGCTCTTGCGTGCCCGTCGCCGCGCTCTCGCCGACGAACGTGACCACGATGTCGAGGAACTCGACGAAAAACTCGCCGATCGCGGCGTAGATGTGCGGGACCGCAACGGAAAACAGCACATCAGAGTCGTCGAACCTACCGGCCTCGATTCGGCGCACGACTGA
- a CDS encoding ABC transporter permease — MFVAFRDLRAARGRFLLITLVVVMVALLVSFLSGLTAGLAHQNISALEKMRGDAVVFADTGATPSYDSSALSAEQVRAWQRTGGTVDPVGIGRAQAAHDGGAPVQVALFGTSGTAFGNQVATQPGTVVLSKPAAKKLSAGVGGTVTLGAGTFTVAAVGDDDWYSHTPVVWLTLADWQALNPRGGAATVLVVSGVADRSAVDATAHTTSTTVSGSLSALPSYQAENGSLTLMTVMLFAISALVIGAFFTVWTIQRTPDIATLKALGATTGSLVRDALGQALLVLLVGVGIGVGGTALAGALMGDALPFVLGVGTTLLPAAALIGLGLLGAAFALRFLVTADPLTALNQAR; from the coding sequence ATGTTCGTCGCCTTCCGAGATCTGCGCGCCGCCCGGGGCCGCTTCCTGCTCATCACGCTGGTCGTCGTCATGGTCGCCCTGCTGGTGAGCTTTCTGAGCGGGCTCACGGCCGGGCTCGCCCACCAGAACATCTCCGCCCTCGAGAAGATGCGCGGTGACGCGGTCGTGTTCGCCGACACCGGGGCGACGCCGTCCTACGATTCGTCGGCGCTGAGCGCCGAGCAGGTGCGGGCGTGGCAGCGCACCGGCGGCACCGTCGACCCGGTCGGCATCGGTCGTGCGCAGGCCGCGCACGACGGGGGTGCGCCGGTTCAGGTGGCGCTGTTCGGGACGAGCGGAACGGCATTCGGCAATCAGGTGGCTACCCAACCGGGGACGGTGGTGCTGAGCAAGCCCGCCGCGAAGAAGCTCTCCGCCGGGGTGGGCGGCACGGTGACGCTCGGCGCGGGGACGTTCACGGTGGCCGCGGTCGGCGACGACGACTGGTACAGCCACACCCCGGTGGTGTGGCTGACGCTGGCGGACTGGCAGGCGCTGAATCCGCGCGGCGGGGCCGCGACGGTGCTGGTGGTGTCGGGTGTGGCCGATCGGTCGGCGGTCGACGCGACCGCGCACACCACGTCCACGACCGTATCGGGTTCGCTGTCGGCGCTGCCGTCCTATCAGGCCGAGAACGGGTCGCTGACGTTGATGACGGTGATGCTGTTCGCCATCTCGGCGCTGGTGATCGGGGCGTTCTTCACGGTGTGGACGATTCAGCGCACGCCCGATATCGCGACGCTGAAGGCGTTGGGCGCCACCACCGGATCGCTGGTGCGCGATGCGCTGGGGCAGGCGCTGCTGGTGCTGCTCGTGGGCGTGGGCATCGGCGTGGGCGGTACCGCGCTCGCCGGCGCGCTCATGGGTGACGCGCTGCCGTTCGTCCTCGGTGTCGGCACCACGCTGCTGCCCGCGGCCGCGCTGATCGGCCTGGGCCTGCTGGGTGCGGCCTTCGCGCTGCGCTTCCTCGTCACCGCCGACCCGCTCACCGCACTCAATCAAGCCCGCTGA
- a CDS encoding DUF1330 domain-containing protein: MPAYVIVEAEVQDEAIGLAYWKLAEPSIRQYGGHYLVATKPEVQEGDWPGRAIVLEFPNLDQARTWYDSPEYRAAREIRKTGVKVRLIFAEGMTAA, encoded by the coding sequence ATGCCCGCATACGTCATCGTCGAGGCGGAGGTTCAGGACGAAGCGATCGGCCTGGCGTATTGGAAACTGGCCGAGCCGTCGATTCGTCAGTATGGCGGTCATTACCTAGTAGCGACGAAGCCGGAGGTACAGGAGGGCGACTGGCCGGGCCGGGCCATCGTGCTCGAATTCCCGAACCTCGATCAGGCCAGGACCTGGTACGACTCCCCGGAATATCGTGCGGCACGGGAGATTCGGAAGACCGGTGTGAAGGTTCGGTTGATTTTCGCCGAGGGGATGACTGCCGCTTAG
- a CDS encoding GNAT family N-acetyltransferase codes for MSKIVFRAAASSEARSVLDFWSTAAEDAHRPSDSTAAIEALIRRDPEALILAFDEDTAGDPELVGTVIAGWDGWRCHIYRLAVAPDRRRGGIGRGLIQAAENRFARLGGTRADAMVLDENDLAHSAWKANGYAPQPEWSRWIKPL; via the coding sequence ATGTCCAAGATCGTTTTCCGCGCGGCCGCGAGTAGCGAGGCCCGGTCAGTTCTCGATTTCTGGAGTACCGCGGCGGAAGATGCGCATCGGCCGAGCGATTCGACCGCCGCGATCGAGGCGCTGATTCGGCGCGATCCCGAGGCGCTGATCCTTGCTTTCGATGAAGATACGGCAGGCGATCCCGAACTCGTCGGCACCGTGATCGCAGGGTGGGATGGTTGGCGTTGCCATATCTACCGTCTCGCCGTCGCTCCCGATCGTCGCCGCGGCGGCATCGGACGGGGCCTCATCCAAGCGGCCGAGAATCGGTTCGCTCGGCTCGGCGGCACCCGCGCCGATGCCATGGTGCTCGACGAAAACGACCTCGCGCACAGCGCATGGAAGGCCAACGGTTATGCACCGCAACCGGAATGGTCACGGTGGATCAAGCCGCTGTGA
- a CDS encoding ABC transporter ATP-binding protein, with amino-acid sequence MTTSLTVADVTLTYPDGADRITALDSVHLRVEGGRIAAITGPSGSGKSSLLAVVSTLIRPDSGRILLETDSSTTDLATVSRREAAALRRDTIGIVFQQPNLIPALTALEQLEAMTHLGQHRFISPRLRRETRARAMDLLSTVGLSGHEHKRPAQLSGGQRQRINIARALMNTPSLLVIDEPTSALDRERGAAIIDLILHVVRTHTAPTLLVTHDHTHLHRMDATYHMLDGHLSPTEPTNLAA; translated from the coding sequence ATGACCACCTCGCTGACGGTCGCCGACGTCACCCTCACCTACCCCGACGGGGCCGACCGCATCACCGCCCTCGATTCGGTGCATCTCCGGGTGGAGGGCGGCCGCATCGCCGCCATCACCGGCCCCTCCGGATCCGGCAAATCCAGTCTGCTGGCGGTGGTTTCGACCCTGATCCGCCCCGACTCGGGCCGCATCCTCCTCGAAACCGATTCCAGCACCACCGATCTCGCCACCGTATCCCGCCGCGAGGCGGCCGCCCTGCGCCGCGACACCATCGGCATCGTCTTCCAACAGCCGAACCTCATCCCCGCCCTCACCGCCCTGGAACAACTCGAGGCCATGACCCACCTGGGCCAGCACCGATTCATCTCCCCCCGCCTCCGCCGCGAAACCCGCGCCAGGGCAATGGATCTCCTATCCACAGTCGGCCTCTCCGGCCACGAACACAAACGCCCGGCCCAACTCTCCGGCGGCCAACGCCAACGCATCAACATCGCCCGCGCCCTGATGAACACCCCCTCCCTCCTCGTCATAGACGAACCCACCAGCGCCCTCGACCGGGAACGCGGCGCCGCGATCATCGACCTGATCCTCCACGTAGTCCGCACCCACACCGCCCCCACCCTCCTGGTCACCCACGACCACACCCACCTCCACCGAATGGACGCCACCTACCACATGCTCGACGGCCACCTCTCCCCCACCGAACCCACCAATTTGGCCGCTTGA
- a CDS encoding response regulator transcription factor, translating into MIRLLLADDHAIVRAGLRALLDSGEDITVAGEAATAEEAVAFCATTEVDLVLMDLRFGPGKSGVDATIALRALPNPPNVLVVTNYDTDADILGAIEAGACGYILKDTPPADLLAAVRAAAAGESVLSPSVASKLMTRVRKPDTTLSPREIEVLRLVADGHSNREIGKQLFLSETTVKSHLVHIYSKLGVKSRTSAVARARERGAI; encoded by the coding sequence ATGATCCGCCTGCTGCTCGCCGACGACCACGCCATCGTCCGCGCGGGACTGCGCGCCCTCCTGGACTCCGGCGAGGACATCACGGTCGCGGGCGAGGCCGCCACCGCCGAGGAGGCCGTAGCCTTCTGCGCCACAACCGAAGTCGACCTGGTACTGATGGATCTCCGCTTCGGCCCCGGCAAGTCGGGCGTGGACGCCACAATCGCCCTGCGCGCCTTGCCGAATCCCCCCAACGTCCTGGTGGTCACCAACTACGACACCGACGCCGACATTCTCGGCGCCATCGAGGCGGGCGCCTGCGGCTACATCCTCAAAGACACCCCACCCGCCGACCTCCTGGCCGCCGTCCGCGCCGCCGCCGCGGGCGAAAGCGTCCTGTCCCCCTCGGTCGCCTCCAAACTCATGACCCGAGTCCGCAAACCGGACACCACACTGAGCCCCCGAGAAATCGAGGTCCTCCGCCTGGTAGCCGACGGCCACTCCAACCGCGAAATCGGCAAACAACTCTTCCTGAGCGAGACGACGGTGAAATCCCATCTCGTACACATCTATTCGAAGCTGGGGGTGAAGTCGCGGACATCGGCGGTGGCGCGGGCGCGGGAACGGGGGGCGATTTGA
- a CDS encoding sensor histidine kinase: MHRSPLTPVFAALQLGLHALMVALTAAVVVRALVPGGQHPVATITLAALFLITYFGGGLLRGRPRAARVWLAVLTVLWLGLMPIAVDAMYLVFGLFFLYLHLLPRVWSMLAVAAATAVSVVGYGLDRGWSVAGVVGPVLGALVAVAIGLGYRALFREAADRQQLIDELLTTRATLAERERTAGKLAERERLAQEIHDTVAQGLSSIQLLLHAAERSAPDHPALQQIRLARDTAADSLAETRQLIAELTPAALEGQSLTEALDRIARRAGTPGLDARMLVEGTPERLPMPIEAALLRVAQGAVSNVVRHARADRMRITLTYADDAVHLDVVDDGIGIDPEVFARGTFGLNAMRSRVEQQGGSMNVESEPGHTAVTVTFPLEES; encoded by the coding sequence GTGCACCGCTCACCGCTCACCCCCGTCTTCGCCGCGCTCCAACTCGGGCTGCACGCGCTGATGGTGGCCCTGACCGCGGCGGTGGTGGTGCGGGCGCTGGTGCCCGGGGGACAGCATCCGGTGGCGACGATCACGCTGGCCGCGCTGTTTCTGATCACCTACTTCGGCGGCGGGCTGCTGCGCGGGCGGCCGCGGGCGGCCCGGGTGTGGCTGGCCGTGCTCACCGTGCTGTGGCTGGGTCTGATGCCGATCGCGGTCGACGCGATGTACCTGGTCTTCGGGCTGTTCTTCCTGTATCTGCATCTGCTGCCGCGGGTCTGGAGCATGCTCGCGGTCGCCGCCGCCACCGCGGTGTCGGTGGTCGGCTACGGCCTGGACAGGGGCTGGTCGGTGGCCGGGGTGGTCGGCCCGGTGCTCGGGGCGCTGGTCGCGGTCGCGATCGGCCTCGGCTACCGGGCGCTGTTCCGGGAGGCCGCCGATCGTCAGCAGCTGATCGATGAATTGCTCACCACCCGAGCCACTCTCGCCGAACGCGAGCGCACCGCGGGCAAGCTGGCCGAGCGGGAACGACTGGCGCAGGAGATCCACGACACCGTTGCCCAGGGCCTGTCCAGCATCCAGCTGCTGCTGCACGCCGCCGAGCGATCGGCACCGGATCATCCGGCGCTGCAACAGATTCGGCTCGCCCGCGATACCGCGGCCGACAGCCTCGCCGAAACCCGGCAGCTCATCGCGGAACTCACCCCCGCGGCGCTGGAGGGCCAGTCGCTGACCGAGGCACTGGACCGGATCGCCCGGCGCGCAGGCACTCCCGGACTCGACGCCCGGATGCTGGTGGAGGGCACTCCCGAGCGATTACCGATGCCGATCGAGGCGGCGCTGCTGCGGGTGGCGCAGGGCGCGGTGTCGAATGTGGTGCGGCACGCCCGCGCCGATCGGATGCGGATCACCCTCACCTACGCCGACGACGCCGTGCACCTGGACGTGGTGGACGACGGAATCGGCATCGACCCCGAGGTTTTCGCGCGCGGCACCTTCGGCCTGAACGCGATGCGCAGCCGGGTGGAGCAGCAGGGCGGCAGCATGAACGTCGAATCCGAGCCCGGGCACACCGCGGTGACCGTCACGTTCCCGCTGGAGGAGTCATGA